One segment of Comamonas thiooxydans DNA contains the following:
- a CDS encoding YeeE/YedE family protein: protein MNILWSEFTPWTSLVGGLLIGLSAALLIALLGRVAGISGIAGALLQLPTWSSVKQWSWRLAFILGMVAAPLIWSLFAPLPAMQLPSSPAIIIAAGLLVGFGTRMSSGCTSGHGVCGLSRLSLRSLAATATFIATGAITVFVMRHVIA from the coding sequence ATGAATATCTTATGGAGTGAATTCACGCCCTGGACATCTCTGGTCGGCGGCCTGCTGATCGGTCTGTCTGCGGCCCTGCTCATTGCCTTGCTGGGTCGCGTGGCCGGCATCAGCGGCATTGCCGGTGCATTGCTGCAGTTGCCGACCTGGTCCTCTGTCAAACAGTGGAGCTGGCGCCTGGCATTCATATTGGGCATGGTTGCCGCGCCGTTGATCTGGTCGCTGTTTGCCCCGCTGCCAGCGATGCAGCTACCTTCCAGCCCGGCAATCATCATCGCCGCCGGGCTGCTGGTGGGCTTCGGCACGCGCATGAGTTCAGGCTGCACCAGCGGCCACGGCGTGTGCGGTCTGTCACGCCTGTCGCTGCGCTCTCTGGCCGCTACGGCGACCTTTATCGCCACGGGCGCCATCACCGTGTTCGTGATGCGCCATGTCATTGCTTGA
- a CDS encoding helix-turn-helix transcriptional regulator: protein MNSSTFDEAQAALDLPAMRTHAGEAVAMLKLLGNEDRLLLLCQLSLQERTVGELERLTGVSQPTLSQQLGILRREGLVTTRREGKFIWYQLADARALQLMQTLYQLFCQPGETA, encoded by the coding sequence GTGAACTCATCAACCTTTGACGAAGCACAGGCCGCGCTGGATTTGCCTGCCATGCGAACCCATGCAGGCGAAGCTGTGGCCATGCTCAAGCTGCTGGGCAACGAAGACCGACTGCTGCTGCTGTGTCAGCTCTCCCTGCAAGAGCGCACCGTGGGCGAGTTGGAGCGACTGACAGGCGTGTCCCAGCCTACCTTGTCCCAGCAATTGGGCATTTTGCGGCGTGAGGGTCTGGTCACCACCCGCCGCGAAGGCAAATTCATCTGGTATCAGCTGGCCGATGCCCGCGCCCTGCAGCTGATGCAAACCTTGTATCAATTGTTCTGCCAACCAGGAGAGACAGCATGA
- a CDS encoding MBL fold metallo-hydrolase: MSANVMHIEPFFDAATGTVSYVLADTISGQAAVIDPVLDFEPKSGTLSSRSADKLIDYVRGNGWQLQWILETHAHADHLSAAQHIRHHLGGKVAIGAHIRDVQAVFRKIYHFERSFLPDGSQFDHLVQDGERLPLGQLELLAVHVPGHTPADMAYRVEDAVFVGDTLFMPDVGTARTDFPGGDAATLYRSIRRILELPGQTRIWVCHDYPPAGREPQWQTTVQAQRIGNIHVHDGVSEAEFVQMRTARDATLEMPTLILPSVQVNVRAGKLPPAQDDGRIYIQLPINAFARNGQLPQGLQQ; this comes from the coding sequence ATGTCAGCCAATGTGATGCATATCGAGCCGTTTTTTGATGCAGCGACCGGTACCGTGAGCTATGTTCTGGCCGATACGATCAGTGGTCAGGCCGCAGTGATTGACCCGGTGCTGGATTTCGAGCCCAAATCCGGCACCCTGAGCAGCCGCTCCGCGGACAAGCTGATTGACTATGTGCGAGGCAATGGCTGGCAGCTGCAGTGGATTCTGGAAACTCACGCCCATGCGGATCATCTTTCCGCGGCCCAGCATATTCGTCACCATCTGGGTGGCAAGGTGGCGATCGGTGCCCATATCCGTGATGTGCAGGCCGTGTTTCGCAAGATCTATCACTTCGAGCGCAGCTTCTTGCCCGACGGCAGCCAGTTCGACCATCTGGTGCAGGATGGTGAACGTCTGCCGCTGGGTCAGCTGGAGTTGCTGGCCGTGCATGTGCCCGGCCATACTCCGGCCGATATGGCCTATCGTGTGGAAGATGCCGTGTTTGTGGGCGATACCCTGTTCATGCCCGATGTGGGCACGGCACGCACCGACTTTCCCGGCGGCGATGCGGCGACGCTCTATCGTTCGATTCGGCGCATCCTGGAGCTACCTGGGCAGACCCGCATTTGGGTCTGTCACGACTACCCGCCGGCTGGGCGAGAGCCGCAATGGCAGACCACGGTGCAGGCCCAGCGCATCGGCAATATCCATGTGCATGATGGCGTCAGCGAGGCGGAGTTCGTGCAGATGCGCACCGCACGCGACGCCACGCTGGAGATGCCCACGCTGATTCTGCCCTCGGTCCAGGTCAATGTGCGGGCGGGCAAGCTGCCGCCTGCACAGGATGATGGCCGTATCTATATCCAGCTGCCCATCAATGCCTTTGCCAGGAATGGGCAGCTTCCGCAGGGTCTACAGCAGTGA
- a CDS encoding MBL fold metallo-hydrolase produces MKKIFRLSRYAFATALALSQFGTGTANAHDQDDRGGSGAKSPAVLAARAQVFKANPQMVRSIMEGGGFGTELSYAVANSMYSRTDQNAIAEARARLRVEAVAPRTWLLRFPIVNVVVFETDEGLVLVDSGYAPAGPALAETLKKLSHKPLHTVILTHFHADHAFGAWALMDQKPRVVTEQRFIAQMELDMRSNGLIARNNQQSVADVPRTWADAVRPTETFQDKTTLTIGGEDFVLTHARGETEDQIWVAVPGRKIVASADYFQGFLPNAGNGKRRQRYPEEWAQALRDMAALKPELLLPAHGPAITKPGEIQDRLPAQAQMLDSISRQVVAGLNSGERRDLVIDKITLPPELARRSDARELYVSAKDIGRMVVSEYSGWWDDIPSHWRPAPLANEAKEIVQLAGGARPVIQRAVALADSNPELASHLADWAWYADSDDPEVAQGALKVYSARVAKPLPTQEVLVYAEHMVRLQLKLNELNSTRAASASQSSTAH; encoded by the coding sequence ATGAAGAAAATATTTCGGCTCTCGCGATACGCCTTTGCCACGGCCCTGGCACTGAGCCAGTTCGGTACGGGCACGGCCAACGCCCACGATCAGGATGACCGCGGGGGCTCGGGAGCGAAAAGCCCCGCTGTGCTTGCCGCCCGCGCCCAGGTGTTCAAGGCCAATCCGCAGATGGTCAGGTCCATCATGGAAGGCGGTGGCTTTGGCACCGAGCTGTCGTATGCAGTGGCCAACAGCATGTACAGCCGAACCGACCAGAACGCCATCGCAGAGGCCCGAGCCAGACTCAGGGTAGAGGCCGTGGCTCCGCGTACCTGGCTGCTGCGCTTTCCCATCGTCAATGTGGTGGTCTTCGAGACCGATGAAGGCCTGGTTCTGGTCGATAGCGGCTACGCCCCGGCAGGCCCGGCCTTGGCCGAGACGCTGAAGAAGCTCAGCCACAAGCCGCTGCACACCGTCATCCTCACGCACTTTCATGCCGACCACGCCTTTGGCGCCTGGGCATTGATGGACCAGAAGCCGCGTGTAGTGACCGAGCAGCGCTTCATCGCCCAGATGGAGCTGGACATGCGCAGCAACGGTCTGATCGCGCGCAACAACCAGCAAAGCGTGGCCGATGTGCCGCGCACCTGGGCCGATGCAGTGCGCCCCACAGAGACCTTCCAGGACAAGACCACGCTCACCATAGGCGGCGAAGACTTTGTGCTGACCCATGCGCGCGGCGAAACCGAAGACCAGATCTGGGTCGCAGTGCCCGGCCGCAAGATCGTGGCCAGCGCGGATTACTTCCAGGGCTTTTTGCCCAATGCAGGCAACGGCAAGCGCCGCCAGCGCTACCCCGAGGAGTGGGCCCAGGCCCTGCGCGACATGGCTGCACTCAAACCCGAGCTGCTGCTGCCTGCGCATGGCCCGGCCATCACCAAGCCCGGGGAAATTCAGGACCGACTGCCCGCCCAGGCCCAGATGCTGGACAGCATCTCCAGGCAAGTGGTGGCTGGCCTCAACAGCGGCGAGCGCCGTGATCTGGTGATTGACAAAATCACACTGCCGCCGGAGCTGGCCCGGCGAAGCGATGCACGCGAGCTCTATGTCTCGGCCAAGGATATCGGCCGCATGGTGGTCAGCGAGTACAGCGGCTGGTGGGACGATATTCCATCGCACTGGCGCCCGGCGCCCCTGGCCAATGAGGCCAAAGAAATCGTGCAGCTAGCCGGCGGTGCCAGGCCGGTGATTCAGCGTGCAGTGGCGCTGGCAGACAGCAATCCGGAGCTGGCCTCTCATCTGGCCGACTGGGCCTGGTATGCAGACAGCGATGACCCCGAGGTGGCTCAAGGCGCACTGAAGGTCTATTCCGCACGTGTTGCCAAGCCTCTGCCCACGCAGGAAGTGCTGGTCTATGCCGAGCACATGGTGCGCCTGCAGCTCAAGCTCAATGAGCTGAACAGCACGCGCGCGGCCAGCGCCAGTCAGAGCAGCACAGCGCATTAA
- a CDS encoding DUF1254 domain-containing protein, whose protein sequence is MSKLNRAGLRAMAAAALCLCLGMAHAQTPAATEDQALDSLIREAMLYAYPYQEFMKMRHEALEVKDSATATTLNHFRHSRHLATPKDRWANGPIRDTFYSTAWLDLEKSPLVLSLPETHGRYYVIAMIGADLNTFSYVGRRIGGTKARKVALVGPRWSGKIPQVDQIVRAPTRDVYLNLRVLVTGEDDLKSAHAVQDGFRMEPVLRADADSPQLKPQAQDWSRFVDVSNEALARNPPPGTEQALLQRFASVGICGKACSWDKLPEAVQQRWLSLAPEIEKNELKNRLNADRKTADPRRRNGWTPYRLPDGFGSNYAMRAQSAAMSGGILGLEAAEATYFAASVDGNNQALGKGQAYRLHLPQGRLPADAFWSISLYEFVTGGQYMVDNPINRYSIGDRTRGMKFNADGSLDIWLQPTDPGPEKRANWLPTPEKNLFYLMARAYQPWPEVLDPSWILEPVQRINAQ, encoded by the coding sequence ATGTCAAAGTTGAACCGCGCCGGGCTGCGCGCCATGGCGGCTGCTGCATTGTGCCTTTGCCTGGGCATGGCCCATGCCCAGACGCCCGCTGCCACCGAAGACCAGGCTCTGGACAGCCTGATCCGCGAGGCCATGCTCTATGCCTACCCCTATCAGGAATTCATGAAAATGCGGCATGAAGCCCTGGAGGTCAAGGACTCTGCCACCGCCACCACGCTCAACCACTTCCGCCACTCACGCCACCTGGCCACGCCCAAGGACCGCTGGGCCAACGGCCCGATTCGCGACACCTTCTACTCCACCGCCTGGCTGGATCTCGAAAAGTCTCCCCTGGTGCTGTCCCTGCCCGAAACGCATGGCCGCTACTACGTGATCGCCATGATCGGCGCAGACCTCAACACCTTCTCCTACGTCGGCCGGCGCATTGGCGGCACCAAGGCACGCAAGGTGGCCCTGGTCGGCCCGCGCTGGAGCGGCAAGATTCCGCAGGTCGACCAGATCGTGCGCGCGCCTACGCGTGATGTCTATCTGAATCTGCGCGTACTGGTCACCGGTGAAGATGACCTCAAGAGCGCCCATGCAGTACAGGATGGGTTTCGCATGGAGCCTGTGCTCAGAGCCGACGCCGACAGTCCGCAACTCAAGCCGCAAGCCCAGGACTGGAGTCGCTTTGTCGATGTGAGCAACGAGGCCCTGGCACGCAACCCTCCGCCCGGTACGGAACAAGCACTGCTGCAGCGCTTTGCCAGCGTGGGCATCTGCGGCAAGGCCTGCAGCTGGGACAAGCTGCCCGAGGCCGTGCAGCAGCGCTGGCTGAGCCTGGCACCCGAGATCGAGAAGAACGAACTCAAGAATCGCCTGAATGCCGACCGCAAGACGGCTGACCCCAGGCGCAGAAACGGCTGGACCCCTTATCGCCTGCCTGACGGCTTTGGCAGCAACTACGCCATGCGTGCCCAGTCGGCTGCCATGTCGGGCGGCATCCTGGGCCTGGAGGCCGCAGAGGCCACCTATTTCGCGGCCAGTGTGGACGGCAACAATCAGGCGCTCGGCAAGGGACAGGCTTACCGCCTGCATCTGCCCCAAGGCCGTCTGCCCGCAGATGCCTTCTGGTCCATCTCTCTTTATGAATTCGTGACCGGAGGCCAGTACATGGTGGACAACCCCATCAACCGCTACTCCATTGGCGACCGCACCAGGGGCATGAAGTTCAACGCCGACGGCAGCCTGGACATCTGGTTGCAGCCCACGGACCCGGGCCCAGAAAAGCGCGCCAACTGGCTGCCCACGCCCGAGAAGAACCTGTTCTATCTGATGGCCCGCGCCTACCAGCCCTGGCCCGAGGTGCTGGATCCTTCGTGGATTCTGGAGCCCGTGCAACGGATCAACGCCCAATGA
- a CDS encoding DUF1329 domain-containing protein, producing MESNVSYRALIALAVTSVMAGAAAAKGSPEEIEKLGKSLTCIGAEKAGTASGVPEYTGKWLGTPPGIQYTPHTGQHPVDPYASEKPLFSITAENVAKYAANLTEGQKAMFARYPKTFSIPVYPGHRDFRYPDFACASAKANAQNAVISADGMGADNAVKGAIPFPFPKTGMELAFNNLFPLRSFTEHTLRDNAYVMQDGSTVFGRADNRSMSLLNSPEQAGKPLEGTMAQGMNAVKLPEREKGGVSVSREPVNFGKDKRLGWSYDPGTRRVRQIPEYGFDQPMGGGVGAKMTIDSDRLFNGSPERYNWKNLGKKEIYIPANAYKIHANTVKYADLLKPGHANPDYMRYELRRVWVLEATLKEGYRHLYGKRVLFLDEDTGHAVMSDFYDARGNLWQQGLINYYYAFDSNAWHAGTAFYHDLIGGGYVAYNLFQERPKGPVLNKGDMNPSMFTPEATRNAGT from the coding sequence ATGGAAAGCAATGTGAGCTACCGCGCCCTGATCGCGCTGGCCGTGACCAGTGTCATGGCTGGAGCAGCCGCCGCCAAAGGCAGCCCCGAAGAAATCGAAAAGCTGGGCAAGTCCTTGACCTGTATCGGTGCCGAAAAAGCCGGCACCGCCAGCGGCGTGCCCGAATACACGGGCAAATGGCTGGGAACGCCGCCGGGAATTCAGTACACCCCGCATACGGGCCAGCACCCGGTGGACCCCTATGCCAGTGAAAAGCCTCTGTTCTCCATCACAGCCGAGAATGTCGCCAAGTACGCCGCCAATCTGACCGAAGGCCAGAAGGCCATGTTTGCGCGCTACCCCAAGACTTTCAGCATTCCCGTCTATCCGGGTCACCGCGACTTCCGCTATCCGGACTTTGCCTGTGCCTCGGCCAAAGCCAATGCGCAGAACGCCGTGATCAGCGCCGACGGAATGGGTGCCGACAACGCGGTCAAAGGGGCAATACCCTTTCCCTTCCCCAAGACCGGCATGGAACTGGCCTTCAACAACCTGTTTCCGCTGCGCTCGTTCACCGAACACACGCTGCGCGACAACGCCTACGTGATGCAGGATGGCTCCACCGTCTTTGGCCGCGCCGACAACCGCAGCATGAGCTTGCTGAACTCCCCCGAGCAGGCAGGCAAGCCGCTGGAAGGCACCATGGCCCAGGGCATGAATGCGGTCAAGCTGCCCGAGCGCGAAAAAGGCGGGGTCAGCGTCAGCCGGGAGCCTGTCAACTTCGGCAAGGACAAGCGCCTGGGCTGGAGCTATGACCCGGGCACACGCCGGGTGCGCCAGATTCCCGAGTACGGTTTTGACCAGCCCATGGGGGGCGGCGTGGGCGCCAAGATGACGATTGATTCCGACCGTCTCTTCAATGGTTCGCCCGAGCGCTACAACTGGAAGAATCTGGGCAAGAAGGAAATCTACATTCCCGCCAACGCGTACAAGATTCACGCCAATACCGTGAAGTACGCCGACCTGCTCAAGCCCGGCCATGCCAACCCCGACTACATGCGCTACGAACTGCGCCGCGTCTGGGTGCTGGAAGCCACGCTCAAGGAAGGTTATCGCCATCTCTACGGCAAGCGCGTGCTTTTCCTTGACGAAGACACCGGCCACGCCGTGATGAGCGACTTCTACGATGCACGCGGCAATCTGTGGCAGCAAGGCCTCATCAATTACTACTACGCGTTCGACTCCAACGCCTGGCATGCAGGCACGGCCTTCTACCACGACCTGATCGGCGGTGGCTATGTGGCCTACAACCTGTTCCAGGAACGCCCCAAGGGTCCCGTGCTCAACAAGGGAGACATGAACCCCTCCATGTTCACCCCTGAAGCCACGCGCAACGCCGGCACCTGA
- a CDS encoding methionine ABC transporter ATP-binding protein, whose protein sequence is MIEIRDLSLTYQGPKGPVHALRGINLEIASGEVFGIIGRSGAGKSSLVRCLNLLNRPTEGKVIVNGRDLMQLSDGELRAARRDIGMVFQHFNLLSSRTVYDNVALPLELAGISKDEIYQRVTPLLELVGLDHLADRYPAQISGGQKQRVGIARALASNPKVLLSDEATSALDPETTRSILDLLRKVNRELGVTVVLITHQMLVIKQIADRVAVIDGGEIAELGPVIDVFTRPQKTITKSLIDEIVPQQLPESVMKRVNQLAAQLQPGQQGQLLRLSYAGESAYQPILSHLIRELGLDLSILHGQIDEIQEQTFGSLAVYASGEAAKIDAAVEHLRASGVQVQIVSSKD, encoded by the coding sequence ATGATAGAAATTCGGGATTTATCCCTGACATACCAAGGCCCCAAGGGCCCGGTGCACGCCTTGCGTGGCATCAATCTGGAAATCGCCTCGGGCGAGGTGTTCGGCATCATCGGCCGCTCCGGCGCGGGCAAAAGCTCGCTGGTGCGTTGCCTGAATCTGCTCAACCGCCCCACGGAAGGCAAGGTCATCGTCAACGGACGCGATCTCATGCAGCTGTCCGACGGCGAGCTGCGCGCCGCGCGCCGCGACATCGGCATGGTGTTCCAGCACTTCAATCTGCTGTCGTCCCGCACCGTGTATGACAACGTGGCGCTGCCGCTGGAGCTGGCCGGTATTTCCAAGGACGAGATTTACCAGCGCGTGACGCCGCTGCTGGAGCTGGTGGGCCTGGATCATCTGGCCGACCGCTATCCGGCCCAGATTTCCGGTGGCCAGAAACAGCGCGTGGGCATTGCCCGGGCGCTGGCCAGCAATCCCAAGGTGCTGCTCAGCGACGAAGCCACTTCGGCACTGGACCCCGAAACCACGCGCTCGATTCTGGATCTGCTGCGCAAGGTCAACCGCGAGCTGGGCGTGACCGTGGTGCTGATCACCCACCAGATGCTGGTGATCAAGCAGATCGCCGACCGCGTGGCCGTGATCGACGGTGGCGAGATCGCCGAGCTGGGGCCCGTGATCGATGTCTTCACCCGCCCTCAGAAGACGATCACCAAGAGCCTGATCGACGAAATCGTGCCCCAGCAACTGCCTGAGTCGGTGATGAAGCGCGTGAACCAGCTGGCCGCCCAGTTGCAGCCCGGTCAGCAAGGCCAGCTGCTGCGCCTGTCCTATGCAGGCGAGAGCGCCTATCAGCCGATTCTCTCGCACCTGATTCGCGAGCTGGGTCTGGATCTGTCGATTCTGCACGGCCAGATCGACGAGATCCAGGAGCAGACCTTTGGTTCGCTGGCGGTGTACGCCAGCGGCGAGGCCGCCAAGATTGACGCGGCCGTGGAGCACCTGCGTGCCAGCGGTGTGCAAGTGCAGATCGTGTCCAGCAAGGATTGA
- a CDS encoding methionine ABC transporter permease, translating into MFENFSEMMLQLLLDSFWETLIMVGISGLIGGLIGIPLGVFLRLTDHGGILQNGPANKVVGWIVNALRSTPFIILLVAIIPLTRLITGSSIGTWAAVVPLTIAAAPFVARLVETALREVDGGLIEAAQSMGATTGQIVWKVLLPEALPGIVAGLTISFVSLTGYSAMAGAIGGGGLGDLGIRYGYQRFLPDVMLVVVIILIFFVQAIQSLGDWAVRRLSHR; encoded by the coding sequence ATGTTTGAGAATTTTTCCGAAATGATGCTCCAGCTGCTGCTGGATTCCTTCTGGGAGACGCTGATCATGGTCGGCATCTCGGGCCTGATCGGCGGCCTGATCGGTATTCCGCTGGGCGTTTTCCTGCGCCTGACCGACCATGGCGGCATTTTGCAGAACGGCCCGGCCAACAAGGTTGTCGGCTGGATCGTGAATGCGCTGCGCTCCACCCCCTTCATCATCTTGCTGGTGGCCATCATTCCGCTGACGCGTTTGATCACGGGCTCCTCCATCGGCACCTGGGCGGCCGTGGTGCCGTTGACGATTGCGGCGGCGCCGTTTGTGGCCCGTCTGGTGGAGACTGCCTTGCGCGAGGTCGATGGCGGCCTGATCGAGGCGGCCCAGTCCATGGGCGCGACCACCGGCCAGATCGTATGGAAGGTGTTGCTGCCCGAGGCGCTGCCTGGCATCGTCGCGGGTCTGACCATCAGCTTCGTCAGCCTGACTGGCTACTCGGCCATGGCGGGCGCCATCGGCGGTGGTGGCCTGGGCGACCTGGGTATTCGCTACGGCTACCAGCGCTTCTTGCCCGACGTGATGCTGGTCGTGGTGATCATCCTGATCTTCTTTGTGCAAGCCATTCAAAGCCTGGGCGACTGGGCCGTGCGCCGTCTGAGCCATCGCTGA
- a CDS encoding single-stranded DNA-binding protein: protein MMDGLITGRLTGIPESRVDRNRRPYMVARMRANAGDGSSIPVNIVAFDNAPCAVLRSLSEGDAIALRGSFTPKVWIDRQDESHAVLDVVAQQVLAAPTMSDL from the coding sequence ATGATGGATGGTTTGATTACCGGCCGACTGACCGGCATCCCCGAGAGTCGCGTAGACCGCAACCGCCGCCCCTATATGGTGGCCCGCATGCGAGCCAATGCAGGCGACGGCTCCTCGATTCCAGTGAATATCGTCGCTTTCGACAACGCACCCTGCGCCGTGCTGCGCAGTCTCTCCGAAGGCGATGCGATTGCCTTGCGCGGCAGCTTCACGCCCAAGGTCTGGATCGACAGGCAGGATGAGTCCCATGCTGTGCTTGACGTAGTGGCCCAGCAGGTGCTGGCAGCACCCACGATGTCCGATCTTTGA
- a CDS encoding MetQ/NlpA family ABC transporter substrate-binding protein — translation MLNKRSLLRTTLAVAAAATLGFAAQAQDKTIKIGVTAGPHAQIMEVVKKVAAKNGLNLKVIEFGDYVQPNAALAAGDLDANSYQHRPYLDAQLKDRGYKISWVADTVNFPIGIYSKKIKALSELPTGAKFGLPNDPTNGGRALLLLQTQGLIKLKEGAGLKATPLDVVSNPKKLKFVELDAAQLPRSLDDLDASTVNTNFAISAGLNPKKDAIALESAKNPYVNIMVVRDADKNQPWVAQLIKSYHSDEVRQFIDKEFKGSVFPAF, via the coding sequence ATGTTGAACAAGCGCTCGCTTTTGCGCACCACATTGGCCGTGGCTGCTGCGGCCACCTTGGGTTTTGCAGCCCAGGCCCAGGACAAGACCATCAAGATCGGCGTGACCGCCGGCCCTCACGCGCAGATCATGGAAGTGGTCAAAAAGGTTGCAGCCAAGAATGGCTTGAACCTCAAGGTCATCGAGTTCGGCGACTATGTCCAGCCCAATGCGGCGCTGGCCGCAGGCGACCTGGATGCCAACAGCTACCAGCACCGCCCCTATCTGGATGCTCAGCTCAAGGATCGTGGATACAAAATCAGCTGGGTGGCCGACACGGTGAATTTCCCTATCGGCATCTACTCCAAGAAGATCAAGGCTTTGTCCGAGCTCCCCACCGGCGCCAAGTTCGGCCTCCCCAACGACCCCACCAATGGCGGCCGCGCGCTGCTGCTGCTGCAGACCCAGGGTCTGATTAAGCTCAAGGAGGGTGCTGGCCTGAAGGCGACGCCCTTGGATGTGGTGTCCAACCCCAAGAAGCTCAAGTTCGTCGAGCTGGATGCGGCCCAGCTGCCACGTTCGCTGGACGATCTGGATGCCTCCACCGTCAACACCAACTTCGCGATCTCGGCTGGTCTGAACCCCAAGAAGGATGCGATTGCGCTGGAGTCGGCCAAGAACCCCTATGTGAACATCATGGTGGTGCGCGATGCCGACAAGAATCAGCCCTGGGTCGCCCAGCTGATCAAGTCCTATCACTCCGATGAGGTGCGCCAGTTCATCGACAAGGAATTCAAGGGCTCGGTCTTCCCGGCGTTCTAG
- a CDS encoding nitroreductase produces the protein MALMQQRRSIRAFLPDVVPDALLQQLLLTARQAPSGGNLQPGQLIAVRGKLREQLTAALLQDVESQVPECEDYAYFPRPMPMQLRKRQVASAQALYGALGVARDDRAGREAQFARNYRFFDAPVALVVTIDAHYGPGGYMDLGMTLYGLQLAAAAMGLGSCAIGALASYPATVRRVLGLTESKHIVCGLALGWPDETAPVNQTQTTRAPLAEWFQVME, from the coding sequence ATGGCACTGATGCAGCAGCGCCGCTCCATACGTGCTTTCCTGCCCGATGTCGTGCCTGATGCCCTGCTGCAGCAGTTGCTGCTGACGGCGCGCCAGGCGCCCAGCGGCGGTAATCTGCAGCCGGGCCAGCTGATCGCAGTGCGCGGCAAGCTGCGCGAGCAGCTGACTGCCGCCCTGCTGCAAGACGTTGAAAGCCAGGTGCCCGAATGCGAGGATTACGCCTACTTTCCGCGCCCCATGCCCATGCAGCTGCGCAAGCGTCAGGTGGCTTCGGCCCAGGCGCTTTACGGCGCCCTGGGCGTGGCGCGCGACGACCGCGCCGGGCGCGAAGCGCAGTTTGCGCGCAACTACCGCTTCTTCGATGCGCCCGTAGCGCTGGTCGTCACCATCGACGCCCATTACGGTCCCGGCGGCTATATGGATCTGGGCATGACGCTCTACGGCCTGCAACTGGCGGCCGCCGCCATGGGCCTGGGCAGTTGCGCCATCGGTGCCCTGGCCTCCTACCCTGCCACCGTGCGCCGCGTGCTGGGCCTGACCGAGAGCAAGCACATCGTCTGCGGCCTGGCCCTGGGATGGCCCGACGAGACCGCTCCCGTCAACCAGACCCAGACCACGCGTGCACCGCTGGCTGAATGGTTTCAGGTCATGGAATAA